From a single Thalassophryne amazonica chromosome 7, fThaAma1.1, whole genome shotgun sequence genomic region:
- the LOC117513448 gene encoding paraneoplastic antigen Ma2 homolog, with protein MADCTELAAELKRWCRGESLEEAKALMVMVPEDVEIDKIEETLETVKCLGRVHVQGRMFHTSQNCIMVLCECREECTDNVPPEVLHEESGKLWPVITSSEVPVVSDFNIKLKTLLDVEGKTMDDIKGLLPESTPKSNSTESILQVVGDFLEKARKPQAEGGYRRLRLFSGNLLVSHNEEPFDHWLEQAWLMVEESDCTEREKRHRIMESLKGPALEIAKSVKDAYPDADPTEYLEALESAFGTAESGDDLYFAFRLMQQQPAEKLFDFLRRLERALNEVVQRGGFSADCKDKAHLEQLLRGAVASDLMLIHLRLRESKEKPLTFLQLLNEICTEKEYEASRRKLTTSVHPVQTKQFAEASHAELQNLKAEVKELKTKLASCMISSQDVKEKSHCALSVSTIQPREHSGDTELAALRKQVKRLQQKVA; from the coding sequence ATGGCAGACTGCACCGAGCTTGCTGCAGAACTGAAGAGGTGGTGCCGGGGTGAAAGTTTGGAAGAAGCTAAGGCCCTCATGGTTATGGTGCCCGAAGATGTGGAGATAGACAAAATAGAGGAAACCCTAGAGACTGTTAAATGTTTGGGCCGAGTCCATGTCCAAGGCAGAATGTTCCACACCTCCCAAAACTGCATAATGGTTCTGTGTGAATGCAGAGAAGAGTGCACTGACAATGTACCTCCTGAAGTGCTTCATGAGGAAAGTGGGAAACTCTGGCCAGTAATCACATCAAGTGAAGTTCCAGTTGTAAGTGACTTTAATATCAAGTTGAAAACCCTGCTCGATGTTGAGGGCAAGACTATGGATGATATTAAAGGCCTATTGCCAGAATCCACTCCCAAGTCCAACTCCACTGAGTCTATCTTGCAAGTAGTTGGTGACTTCTTGGAAAAGGCTCGCAAGCCACAGGCAGAAGGTGGTTATCGGCGTTTACGCCTATTCTCAGGGAACCTGCTGGTTTCCCACAATGAGGAACCATTCGACCACTGGCTTGAACAGGCATGGCTCATGGTGGAAGAAAGTGACTGTACAGAGAGGGAGAAAAGGCACAGGATAATGGAAAGCTTAAAGGGGCCCGCATTGGAAATTGCAAAGTCAGTCAAAGATGCATATCCAGATGCAGACCCCACTGAGTACCTAGAAGCCCTAGAGAGCGCATTTGGTACTGCTGAATCGGGAGATGACCTCTACTTCGCCTTTCGGCTAATGCAGCAACAGCCAGCAGAAAAACTGTTTGATTTCCTAAGACGGCTGGAAAGAGCTCTCAATGAAGTTGTACAGAGAGGAGGATTTTCGGCTGATTGCAAAGACAAAGCTCATTTGGAACAGCTTTTGAGAGGGGCTGTTGCTTCAGATCTCATGCTAATTCATTTACGCTTacgagaaagcaaggaaaaacccCTAACTTTCCTACAGCTCCTAAACGAAATCTGTACAGAGAAAGAATATGAAGCTTCAAGGAGAAAGCTTACtacctctgttcacccagtacagacaaaACAATTTGCAGAGGCCAGCCATGCAGAATTACAAAATCTCAAAGCTGAGGTCAAAGAGCTCAAGACCAAGTTGGCTTCCTGCATGATAAGTTCCCAAGATGTAAAAGAGAAAAGTCACTGTGCTCTATCTGTGTCCACAATACAGCCAAGAGAACACAGTGGTGACACTGAGCTTGCAGCATTGAGGAAACAAGTCAAAAGACTACAGCAGAAAGTGGCTTAA